One genomic window of Haloferax mediterranei ATCC 33500 includes the following:
- a CDS encoding putative phosphothreonine lyase domain-containing protein yields the protein MTVNCRYVATPPLEISETEQYWLRSRDVSDSPKIGGDGYFSDHDVIRPENVEPADLPPTDSEAVRELDCEALEAQKTIGKWQVTGSAERIEALWPELVADAEAGTIWAVKAMTAYGYEELPMDDDYILTVYTPNYFDRDDVDRVREHLRDEHGVTHELYYKPDIYTTKGIVASTAAEFGLSAPARYIE from the coding sequence ATGACTGTCAATTGTCGTTATGTTGCAACCCCCCCCCTCGAAATTTCCGAAACAGAGCAGTACTGGTTACGGAGTCGAGACGTAAGCGACTCCCCGAAAATCGGCGGCGACGGCTACTTCTCTGACCACGATGTTATCCGCCCAGAGAACGTCGAACCCGCTGACTTACCACCGACGGACAGCGAGGCTGTTCGGGAACTCGACTGCGAAGCGCTCGAAGCCCAGAAAACTATCGGTAAGTGGCAAGTCACAGGGTCGGCAGAACGAATCGAAGCGTTGTGGCCCGAACTCGTTGCTGACGCGGAGGCGGGGACCATCTGGGCAGTGAAGGCGATGACCGCGTACGGCTACGAGGAACTCCCGATGGACGACGACTACATTCTCACCGTCTACACGCCCAACTACTTCGACCGAGACGACGTTGATCGAGTCAGAGAACACCTCCGAGACGAACACGGCGTCACCCACGAACTCTACTACAAACCAGATATCTACACCACGAAGGGTATCGTTGCCAGCACAGCAGCAGAATTCGGGCTTTCGGCACCCGCTAGATATATCGAATAG